In a genomic window of Meleagris gallopavo isolate NT-WF06-2002-E0010 breed Aviagen turkey brand Nicholas breeding stock chromosome 1, Turkey_5.1, whole genome shotgun sequence:
- the PLEKHG7 gene encoding LOW QUALITY PROTEIN: pleckstrin homology domain-containing family G member 7 (The sequence of the model RefSeq protein was modified relative to this genomic sequence to represent the inferred CDS: substituted 2 bases at 2 genomic stop codons) has protein sequence MNGRLQVKKEEAVWELFTSECTYFLDHLLVLKMIFMKTLKYLQSNEFLLDMDLWRLFANLEELNKINLSFVKKFFETVKEHVSESKSPMNFISMLRKFFQGDLCQTHQIYCLNYTTAIFYLEKLRQREDFGIYLKWCEQKEQCRRLQLTELLVAPLHHLTRYPLLLNNIWKRSTDETEKDSIWSLKEKVEKSIHKXLXLRDLEGKVKWLDNFQKFRQLHEVIIWPEVWDHNKRFFVPEVSRTFKENGSENILSSASRLLLHDGRLTLAESTRLLDIYLFLFDDFVLITKIKHNKKKYGGSDTGLTLVCPSLAPELQSVVREGGFCQVLDQPIPLDRLLLKNVDPIHVTVFSLRNAFLIQHENRYRQCIAVFLLQAQTESAKKTWMSQIERAISNYVKRHETKKSTLLCSAAEFSEI, from the exons ATGAACGGCCGACTGcaagtgaaaaaggaagaagcagtGTGGGAACTTTTCACAAGTGAATGCACTTACTTTCTGGATCATTTGCTGGTTCTCAAGATG atatttatgAAGACTCTAAAATACCTCCAGAGTAATGAATTTCTCTTGGACATGGACTTATGGAGACTTTTTGCAAACTTGGAGGAATTAAATAAG ATAAATCTCAGCTTTGTGAAAAAATTTTTTGAAACTGTGAAGGAACATGTCAGTGAATCAAAATCACCTATGAACTTCATCTCCATGCTCAGAAAG tttttccaGGGTGACCTCTGCCAGACACACCAGATTTATTGCCTCAATTATACCACCGCTATCTTCTACTTGGAAAAGCTGAGACAGAGAGAAGATTTTGGCATTTACCTGAAG TGGTGTGAGCAgaaggagcagtgcaggaggctgcagctgaCGGAGCTGCTGGTGGCTCCTCTGCACCACCTGACCCGCTATCCCCTCCTCCTGAACAACATCTGGAAGAGGAGCACAGACGAAACAGAGAAAGATTCTATCTGGTCACTTAAAGAGAAAGTGGAAAAGTCCATACATAAGTAGCTATGATTAA GGGATCTGGAAGGTAAAGTCAAGTGGTTGGATAACTTTCAGAAATTCAGGCAGCTCCATGAGGTCATAATTTGGCCTGAAGTCTGGGATCATAACAAGAGATTCTTTGTCCCAGAGGTAAGCAGAACTTTTAAGG AGAATGgcagtgaaaacattttgtcTTCAGCAAGCAGACTTCTTCTTCACGACGGGAGGCTGACACTGGCAG AAAGCACAAGACTTCTCGACATCTACCTCTTTCTATTTGATGATTTCGTATTAATCACCAAAATTAAACATAACAAAAAG AAATACGGGGGCTCAGACACAGGCTTAACCCTTGTCTGTCCTTCCCTTGCTCCGGAGCTGCAGTCGGTTGTAAGAGAAGGTGGGTTTTGCCAAGTCTTGGACCAACCCATCCCACTGGACAGACTACTACTGAAAAACGTTGATCCCATCCATGTAACAG ttttCAGCCTGCGAAATGCTTTCCTAATACAGCATGAAAATAGGTATCGGCAGTGCATAGCAGTCTTCCTGctacaagcacaaacagagTCTGCCAAG AAAACATGGATGTCACAGATAGAAAGAGCAATCTCCAATTATGTGAAGCGACATGAAACCAAGAAAAGCACACtcctctgctcagcagctgaaTTCTCTGAAATTTAA